Sequence from the Hamadaea flava genome:
ACCGGACCTGCTCACGGGGCACGTCGTAACCCCAATTCGATCCCCAGTGAATCGACACGACGACGATGGCGCCCGGCCGGCGTACACGCTCGATCCGGTCGATCAACGACTCCGCAGCGGCGTCCGACAGATCCGGCAGGTAGGCCACCCCTGAAAGGCTGTCGCGAGCCGCCCACGCCGAGGGAACGCCGCTACTCGGCGTACCGGCCGCGAACACCATCAGTTGGCCTGCAGGCAGGGCCGTCATCGCCGGCTGCCAGGCTTGCGCCTCGTTCGGCCCGGCGCCGACGTTCGGAAGCCTCGCATCACGCAGTGCGGCGAGCGTGTCCGCCAGACCGTCCCGGCCGAAGTCCAGGATGTGGTTGTTCGCCGACACGCACACGTCGGGACGGGCGGCGGTCAGGCAGGCGATATTCGCCGGATTCATCCGGTACAGGACCGGCTTGGCCAGGTCGGGGCTTCCCTGCCCGGTGATGCTCGTCTCGAGGTTGATCACGCGTGCGTCCGGGGCGACCCGATCGAATTCGGCCAGCGCGTCACCCCAGATCCAGGACGGGGGCACTGGCCGGTGGATCGGGCCATGCGCGATCTCGGCGAGCCGGACGTAGTCGCGAGCATCGTCGACCATGCTTTCCCACAGCCGGGGGTCCCCCGGCGATTCGAGGATCTGATCCACGCCGCGGCCAGTCATCACATCGCCGCAGAGCAAGATCGTGCACCGTACGGCCACCGGGAACGCTTACCCGGCTGAGGCCCGAGCTCAACCTTGGATCTTGGCGCGTCCTCGCAGGTGATTCCGTGCCGATCACCGCGAACGCTACCGCGACGGCGGACTTCGACGGCGAGGGGATCGGCGAGTCAAGATGTGGCTGAGGTCCTGATGACCGCCACGACGTCCGAGTATGTTGGCTCGATGCCTGGAGAGTTCGTCGCGCAATGGAAGGAACTGCTCGTCTACCGCGAGAACGGCAAGCAGTTCGCGTTCGACTGCGTCTGGGGAGTGGAACCTCACGCCGTCTACGTGCCGACGGCTGGCTACTGGCCCAAGGTAACTCCC
This genomic interval carries:
- a CDS encoding CapA family protein, whose translation is MAVRCTILLCGDVMTGRGVDQILESPGDPRLWESMVDDARDYVRLAEIAHGPIHRPVPPSWIWGDALAEFDRVAPDARVINLETSITGQGSPDLAKPVLYRMNPANIACLTAARPDVCVSANNHILDFGRDGLADTLAALRDARLPNVGAGPNEAQAWQPAMTALPAGQLMVFAAGTPSSGVPSAWAARDSLSGVAYLPDLSDAAAESLIDRIERVRRPGAIVVVSIHWGSNWGYDVPREQVRFAHRLVDAGVDLVHGHSSHHPRRFEVYRDRLILYGCGDFVDDYEGIGGYEGFRDDLRPAYFASLDAEGRLESLRIVVYRSRRLRLERAAPADIAEMARTFADIGSPVRMHTDGSLTVARAS